GTCAGGCGAATCGCCGCCAAGGTGATGGAAGAAAAAAAGGTCAAGGTTGACTATCTGGTCGGCACCATGATTGAACTGCCGCGCGCCGCCTTACGCGCCGGGGAACTCGCCGAGACCGCCGAGTTCTTCAGCTTCGGCACCAACGACCTGACGCAGACCACCTACGGCCTGTCGCGCGACGACGCCGGCAACTTCCTTACCGCCTATCAGGACATGGGAGTTATCGCTTTTGATCCGTTCGTCACCATCGACACGGACGGCGTCGGCGAGTTGGTTAAAATCGGCTGTGAGCGCGGCCGCGCCGTCCGCCCGAATATCAAGCTCGGCATTTGCGGCGAACACGGCGGCGACCCGGCCTCGATCCATTTCTGTCAGTCGGTGGGCCTGAACTATGTGTCGTGCTCGCCTTTCCGGGTGCCTATCGCCCGACTGGCGGCGGCGCAGGCGGCGCTCGGCGTCAAAGGCGAAACCAACGCCTAGCCCTTGCCGCTGAAAAAGGTGAAGCGCGGAAATTTCAAATGTAATATACAGCCCTGCTGACTCCATGCCGCCCTGCAAGCTCCAAGGATGCCGACCGATTATGACGAAGCCTCTCAGAATTACGGAATTAGTGCTGCGCGACGCTCACCAGTCCCTGCTGGCGACCCGTATGCGCATCGAAGACATGCTCCCTATTTGCCCCAAGCTGGACGATGTAGGGTTCTGGTCGCTGGAAATGTGGGGCGGCGCCGTCTTTGATTCATGCATCCGTTTTCTCGGAGAAGACCCGTGGGAGCGTCTCAGGCGCCTCAAGGCGGCGCTCCCCAAGACGCCGTTGCAGATGCTGTTTCGGGGTCAGAACATTCTCGGCTACCGCAATTACGGCGACGATGTGGTGGACAAGTTCGTCGAGCGTTGCGCCGCCAACGGCATAGATGTCTTCCGCATCTTCGACGCCATGAACGACATCCGCAACATGGAGCGGGCGATCAAGGCGACGATATCCGCCGGCAAGCACGCCCAGGGGTGCGTCTCCTATACCTTAAGCCCGGTCCACGACCTGAACTACTGGCTGGACCTGGCCAAGAGGCTGGAGGACATGGGGTCTCACTCCATCTGCATCAAGGACATGGCCGGGCTGATAACTCCTTACGCCGCCGAGGAGTTGGTGAGTCGCCTGAAGGAAACCGTGGCGCCGCCTATCGTCCTGCACAGTCACGCCACCACGGGGATGAGCACGGCGGCCATTGTCAAGGCTTCCGAAGCCGGCGTCGATATTGTGGATACCGCCATCTCGACGATGAGCATGACCACCAGCCATTCCGCCACCGAGTCGGTGGTCAAGATCATGGAAGGAACCGGGCGCGACACCGGCCTTGATCTGGCGCTACTGGAAGAGATCGCTCATTACTTTCGTCCGATCCGCAAGAAATACGCCCGCTTCGAGGGATCGATCAAAGGCGTCGATTCCCGCATCATTCTGGCGCAGGTGCCGGGCGGCATGTTGACCAACATGGAAAGCCAGCTCAAGGAACAAGGCGCGCTCGACAAGATGGACGCCGTCCTGGAGGAGATTCCCAAAGTCAGGAAGGAGCTGGGCTATCTGGCGCTGGTGACGCCGACCTCGCAGATCGTCGGCACCCAGGCGGTTTTCAACGTAATGATGGGCGAGCGTTACAAAACCATCACCAAGGAGACCGGCGCCGTCCTTAGGGGGGAATACGGCTCCACCCCGGCGCCGGTGGATAAGGCGTTACAGGCCAAGGTCCTGAAAAAGGGCGAAAAACCCATGACTTGCCGTCCGGCGGACATGATAAAGCCGGAGATCGACAGGCTCACCGTCGAACTTGGAAAGATCGCCGAGGAAAAGAACCTCAGGCTCGCCGATGAGATGATCGAAGACGTGCTGACCTACGCTCTTTTCCCGCAGGTTGGTCTTAAATTCATGGAGAACCGGGGCAACCCCGCCGCTTTTGAACCGATGCCCACGGGAGAAGAGCCGACGGCCGCCGCCGCTCCGGCAACGACAGGCGGCGTCGAGAGCTATCGGGTGGTGGTCAACAGTGTCGAATATGAAGTGGAAATAGGCCCGAGCGGCGAGGTGGCTTCCGCCCGGCCGACGGCGGCGGGAGACAAGATTCTCCGCTCGCCCATGGCCGGCATCGTCTGGAAGATAGCGGTCGGCGACGGCCAGACGGTGAAGTCCGGCGACGTGATCGTCATCCTGGAAGCCATGAAAATGGAAACTGAAGTGCGCGCCGCCAGGGATGGCGTAATCACCGACATCAAGGTTAAGGAAGGCGACGCCGTACAGGCCGGGGACACCCTCCTCACCATAGAATAGCTTTGCCTGGTTATCCGACCAGAGCTTGCAATCGCTCTTCGGAGATGTTCAGCGCCGCAGCCATTTCCGTCAGCAACGCCGTTTCCTTGATATCCAGTTCGTCGGCGCCGGCGATGTGCAATGCGGCGAGGATCAATTCATCCTTTATTTTGTCGCCGAGTCTGCCCGCGAGTCCGGCCAAATAAGCGGGCAAAGGAACATCGTCAACATGGTCGGACAGGGCGATCTCGTCGATTTCCCATTGTTTGAGGGGTCTGCCCGCATGGCGTTCAAATACGGCATTGATGCCGTCGATCTCGCTGAATTTGAGCTTGCCGTCAACCATGGCCATGGCGGTCACCACCTTCAGGAAAATCGGCTGAATCTGCTCTGCCGATTCCAGCATTCCTCCATCGTCGGTCATGTCTGTCCTCCCCGTTTATCCATACGGATTAAAGAAGTTATTTGAAGATTTGGCAAGAAAAAGGCGGGGCCGCCGGCAAGCGGGAGGACTTTCCGGGCTGTGGCCCCGCCTTTAAGCCGCCGCCCCACGGGGAGAGTTGGGGGGAGTCTGGAACGGCTGCATTGCCTAACATTTTAAGGCTAACAACCTGATCCTTAACCTTCACTGAAGCGCGTATTCAGCCGACGTTCATGATTGTGCCGCCCTATCGGCATGGCTATAACCTTTGGCCTACTTTACTTTAATTCTAAAATAATACACCATTCGGGCCGGTTGTTGCTGTCGGAAAGGAGCAATAAGAGATGCATTCCGCCGGATGTGACCTCGATGTCGGCATACCCGAGATAGACCGTGAGCATGAGGCTATCTTCGAGTTGAGCCGGGAACTCGAACGATCCGTTGTTCTGGATCAACCACGGGAAGAAGTGCGACCGTTGTTATCGGCTGTGGCGGCGGCCACCAAAACCCATTTTGAAAATGAAGAACGCATCATGGCCCCGCTCCACCTTAAAAATGAAGACAGACACAAGGCCGAACATCGCCGTCTGCTGCAATACCTGGGCGACATTTACGAAAAAATGAATAATCCGCAAGAGAACTGGCGCCACCAACTCTCCGACATAAATGATCT
This region of Rhodospirillales bacterium RIFCSPLOWO2_02_FULL_58_16 genomic DNA includes:
- a CDS encoding oxaloacetate decarboxylase subunit alpha yields the protein MTKPLRITELVLRDAHQSLLATRMRIEDMLPICPKLDDVGFWSLEMWGGAVFDSCIRFLGEDPWERLRRLKAALPKTPLQMLFRGQNILGYRNYGDDVVDKFVERCAANGIDVFRIFDAMNDIRNMERAIKATISAGKHAQGCVSYTLSPVHDLNYWLDLAKRLEDMGSHSICIKDMAGLITPYAAEELVSRLKETVAPPIVLHSHATTGMSTAAIVKASEAGVDIVDTAISTMSMTTSHSATESVVKIMEGTGRDTGLDLALLEEIAHYFRPIRKKYARFEGSIKGVDSRIILAQVPGGMLTNMESQLKEQGALDKMDAVLEEIPKVRKELGYLALVTPTSQIVGTQAVFNVMMGERYKTITKETGAVLRGEYGSTPAPVDKALQAKVLKKGEKPMTCRPADMIKPEIDRLTVELGKIAEEKNLRLADEMIEDVLTYALFPQVGLKFMENRGNPAAFEPMPTGEEPTAAAAPATTGGVESYRVVVNSVEYEVEIGPSGEVASARPTAAGDKILRSPMAGIVWKIAVGDGQTVKSGDVIVILEAMKMETEVRAARDGVITDIKVKEGDAVQAGDTLLTIE